One window from the genome of Thermococcus siculi encodes:
- a CDS encoding cation:proton antiporter: protein MEILLLIAVMLATAKLMGYLFERIGQPVVLGQIFGGLLIGIFFDTNPVISQFANLGVLLLLFIAGLESELEEFRRVGKQSVFVAGFGVLVAFLFGFGVAYFFAPFHEAVLYGAMMTPTSVSITVKVLMELRKLNTREGTTILAAAVVDDVLGILVLTIAISMIKGGSVNYSSLAEVIISVSLLLFFFIYFGPGMADRVFRYVSKIDLPESETAFALVFLIVFAFLAEHLNLASILGAYLTGLALGQIPKKKAIMDHMNVLGYSLFIPLFFVEVGMRIELSYILHAGSFAVLYTLAAIVSKVIGCGLGARLSGFDWRSSLNIGVGMIPRMGVELAMLAVAIASGIIGSDALTVAILMVFTTTIITPPLLKWLYSR, encoded by the coding sequence ATGGAGATACTCCTCCTCATTGCCGTAATGCTTGCCACCGCGAAGTTAATGGGGTATCTCTTCGAGAGGATAGGCCAGCCCGTTGTTCTGGGCCAGATATTCGGCGGCCTCCTGATAGGCATCTTCTTTGACACAAACCCCGTAATCAGCCAGTTCGCCAACCTCGGCGTCCTGCTCCTGCTCTTCATAGCCGGCCTTGAGAGCGAGCTGGAGGAGTTCAGGCGCGTTGGAAAGCAGAGCGTCTTCGTGGCTGGGTTTGGTGTTCTAGTCGCCTTCCTCTTCGGGTTCGGCGTCGCATACTTCTTCGCCCCGTTCCACGAGGCGGTTCTCTACGGTGCGATGATGACCCCGACGAGCGTGAGCATCACCGTGAAGGTTCTCATGGAGCTGAGGAAGCTCAATACTCGCGAGGGGACGACCATTCTGGCTGCAGCCGTCGTTGACGACGTCCTCGGAATCCTCGTGCTCACCATCGCCATCTCGATGATCAAGGGCGGTTCGGTCAACTACTCCAGCCTCGCGGAAGTGATCATCTCGGTCTCCCTCCTCCTGTTCTTCTTCATTTACTTCGGCCCGGGAATGGCCGACAGGGTCTTCAGGTATGTCTCGAAGATCGACCTCCCGGAGAGCGAGACGGCCTTCGCCCTCGTCTTCCTGATAGTCTTTGCCTTTCTCGCGGAGCATCTCAATCTGGCCTCGATACTCGGGGCTTACCTCACGGGCCTCGCACTCGGCCAGATTCCGAAGAAGAAGGCCATCATGGATCACATGAACGTTCTCGGCTACTCACTCTTCATTCCGCTATTCTTCGTTGAAGTCGGCATGAGGATAGAGCTGTCCTACATCCTCCACGCGGGTTCGTTCGCCGTCCTCTACACCCTCGCCGCCATCGTCAGCAAGGTCATCGGCTGTGGCCTTGGCGCCAGACTGAGCGGCTTCGACTGGCGCTCTTCCCTCAACATAGGGGTCGGTATGATACCTAGGATGGGCGTCGAGCTGGCCATGCTCGCGGTTGCCATAGCGAGCGGTATAATCGGAAGCGACGCCCTCACCGTGGCCATCCTTATGGTCTTCACGACGACAATAATAACGCCGCCACTCCTCAAGTGGCTCTACTCCAGATAG
- a CDS encoding MarC family protein has protein sequence MNEVLSILSSAFFMLIMIDPSDKILLVSLLREDFHIEDIRTLIIRANLIGFLLLFLFALSGQIILQEIFHIDINALRVAGGFVLFKIGLEALESGGMLTLKREKNILALAAVPVATPLIAGPAAITTAITLTAEKGLYHATAAIFLAIVLTALTMFTTLYLIKNVSKTTLGVFIRIIGMFTMAIGAQMMVQGVVGIYLLMTSAS, from the coding sequence ATGAACGAGGTGCTCTCGATACTGAGTTCGGCGTTCTTCATGCTCATCATGATAGACCCGAGCGACAAGATACTCCTGGTCAGCCTTCTCCGCGAGGACTTCCACATAGAGGACATAAGGACGCTCATCATCAGGGCGAACCTCATAGGATTCCTCCTGCTCTTCCTGTTCGCCCTGTCCGGCCAGATAATCCTCCAGGAGATATTCCACATCGACATAAACGCCCTCCGCGTGGCTGGAGGCTTCGTTCTCTTCAAGATAGGTCTCGAGGCCCTTGAGAGCGGCGGAATGCTCACGCTCAAGAGGGAGAAGAACATACTCGCCCTGGCTGCCGTTCCCGTTGCAACGCCCCTCATAGCCGGCCCAGCGGCGATAACCACCGCGATAACCCTTACCGCCGAAAAGGGCCTCTACCACGCGACGGCCGCTATATTCCTGGCCATCGTCTTAACGGCACTCACCATGTTCACCACGCTCTACCTCATCAAGAACGTCAGCAAGACCACCCTCGGTGTCTTCATCAGGATAATCGGTATGTTCACGATGGCCATCGGTGCCCAGATGATGGTGCAGGGTGTAGTTGGCATCTACCTCCTGATGACCTCGGCGTCTTAG
- the hisS gene encoding histidine--tRNA ligase, translating into MKRLEKVKGTRDLLPEEMAKRRWVFERIRDVFERYDFHEVLTPTFEYTRLFQLRSGEEVVEQLYAFEDKGGRNLSLRPDMTSSVARLYVNQFQNAPKPIKWYYMANMFRYEEPQSGRYREFWQAGVELLGSDRIEADAEVIALFVESYLATGLKDFTVNIGDRVLLDEFAKMLGVEDDIGLMRLIDKKDKLSKEDFIGALKEFGLDDEGVKKVLSLIEIKGLPEEVLPKAEELFTGEEAKAEIKRLYELVDLLRAYGVSDWIRIDLGIARGFDYYTSIVFEAIAPNDLGIGSIGGGGRYDNLIEVFGGKPTPATGFAIGIERLIPILEWKGLVPGPKLRPEVYAIPIGKDAEVRKAAIEIVSELRRAGVKADYELTGRKIGKALDYAGRLGVPFVVLVGKRDLAEGRVTVRDMETGEQRAVEKEKAVEEILALLGL; encoded by the coding sequence ATGAAGAGACTGGAGAAGGTCAAGGGAACGCGAGATTTGCTGCCGGAGGAGATGGCGAAGAGGAGATGGGTCTTCGAGAGAATAAGGGATGTATTCGAGAGGTATGACTTTCACGAGGTTTTAACTCCCACCTTCGAGTACACGAGGCTCTTCCAGCTCAGGAGCGGTGAGGAGGTCGTTGAGCAGCTCTACGCCTTCGAGGACAAGGGCGGAAGAAACCTCTCCCTGAGGCCTGATATGACCTCGAGCGTCGCAAGGCTCTACGTCAACCAGTTCCAGAATGCTCCGAAGCCGATAAAGTGGTACTACATGGCCAACATGTTCCGCTATGAGGAACCCCAGAGCGGCCGCTACCGCGAGTTCTGGCAGGCCGGAGTCGAACTCCTGGGAAGCGACAGGATCGAGGCGGACGCCGAGGTCATAGCCCTCTTCGTCGAGAGCTACCTCGCAACCGGCCTGAAGGACTTCACGGTAAACATAGGCGACAGGGTTCTCCTCGACGAGTTCGCGAAGATGCTCGGCGTTGAGGACGACATCGGTCTTATGAGGCTCATCGACAAGAAGGACAAGCTCTCGAAGGAGGACTTCATTGGGGCCCTCAAAGAGTTCGGGCTGGACGATGAGGGCGTTAAAAAGGTTCTCTCGCTCATTGAGATCAAGGGCCTTCCGGAGGAGGTTCTCCCGAAGGCCGAAGAGCTGTTCACGGGTGAAGAGGCCAAAGCCGAAATAAAGCGCCTCTACGAGCTGGTCGACCTCCTCAGGGCCTACGGCGTCTCGGACTGGATAAGGATAGACCTCGGCATCGCCCGCGGTTTTGACTACTACACGAGCATAGTCTTCGAGGCGATAGCCCCGAACGACCTCGGAATAGGCTCGATAGGCGGCGGCGGTCGTTATGACAACCTCATTGAGGTCTTCGGAGGGAAGCCAACCCCGGCAACCGGCTTCGCCATAGGCATCGAGAGGCTCATACCTATACTGGAGTGGAAGGGCCTCGTTCCCGGGCCGAAGCTCAGGCCGGAGGTCTACGCGATTCCCATAGGAAAGGACGCCGAGGTCAGAAAAGCAGCGATAGAGATCGTTTCGGAACTCAGGAGGGCTGGAGTCAAGGCCGACTACGAGCTAACGGGCAGGAAGATAGGGAAGGCCCTCGACTACGCGGGAAGGCTCGGCGTTCCCTTCGTTGTCCTCGTCGGAAAGAGGGACCTGGCTGAGGGCAGGGTCACGGTAAGGGACATGGAAACCGGCGAGCAGAGAGCTGTGGAGAAGGAAAAGGCCGTCGAGGAGATACTGGCTCTCCTCGGACTCTGA